The following coding sequences lie in one Saccharopolyspora hordei genomic window:
- a CDS encoding mycothiol transferase, whose translation MTSADVLADAFGRIQEVVHDAVGGLDAEQLAVRLDPEANSIAWLVWHLTRVQDDHVSDVAGLEQVWTAQGWADRFGLPFPAGDIGYGHDSEDVAAVRVESADLLTGYHDAVHAQTLEFVRRLSDEDLDQVVDESWQPPVTLGVRLVSVIGDDLQHAGQAAFVRGIVERAD comes from the coding sequence ATGACCAGCGCTGATGTGCTCGCCGACGCGTTCGGCCGGATCCAGGAGGTGGTGCACGACGCCGTCGGCGGGCTGGACGCCGAGCAGCTGGCGGTCCGCCTCGACCCGGAGGCGAACTCGATCGCGTGGCTGGTCTGGCACCTGACCCGGGTGCAGGACGACCACGTCTCCGACGTCGCGGGCCTCGAGCAGGTGTGGACCGCGCAGGGCTGGGCCGACCGCTTCGGGTTGCCGTTCCCCGCCGGGGACATCGGCTACGGCCACGACTCCGAGGACGTCGCGGCGGTGCGCGTGGAGTCCGCCGACCTGCTCACCGGCTACCACGACGCGGTGCACGCCCAGACCCTCGAGTTCGTGCGGAGGCTGAGCGACGAGGACCTCGACCAGGTCGTCGACGAGTCGTGGCAACCCCCGGTGACGCTCGGTGTCCGACTGGTCAGCGTGATCGGCGACGACCTCCAGCACGCCGGGCAGGCGGCCTTCGTGCGCGGCATCGTCGAACGCGCCGACTAG
- a CDS encoding winged helix-turn-helix domain-containing protein: protein MTPEAARPLAANSFETRPLQDGAVVEVTARFIVTRQDLAALERVFTPHVTRSSTVDERTALEVPRLRSLPSPAEPVEPKLRIQVAARRVLRADGTPVDLTRLEFDLLLHLCENPGRVHRRTSLLTAVWRCTSPPSTRTVDVHVRRIRRKLGPDLDLITTVRGVGYRVDRADEVHIVRE from the coding sequence ATGACACCGGAAGCTGCCCGGCCGCTGGCGGCGAACTCCTTCGAGACCCGGCCCCTGCAGGACGGCGCCGTGGTCGAGGTGACCGCTCGGTTCATCGTCACCCGCCAGGACTTGGCCGCGCTGGAGCGGGTCTTCACCCCGCACGTCACCAGATCGTCCACAGTGGACGAACGGACCGCCCTGGAGGTGCCGCGGCTGCGGTCGCTGCCCTCCCCGGCCGAGCCGGTGGAACCGAAGCTGCGGATCCAGGTCGCCGCCCGGCGCGTCCTGCGCGCTGACGGCACCCCCGTGGACCTGACCCGCCTGGAGTTCGACCTGCTGCTGCACCTGTGCGAGAACCCCGGCCGGGTGCACCGGCGCACCTCGCTGCTCACCGCGGTGTGGCGCTGCACCAGCCCGCCGAGCACCCGGACCGTGGACGTGCACGTCCGCCGGATCCGCCGCAAGCTCGGGCCCGACCTGGACCTGATCACCACGGTGCGCGGGGTCGGCTACCGGGTGGACCGGGCCGACGAGGTGCACATCGTCCGGGAGTAG
- a CDS encoding DUF1992 domain-containing protein: MSERKPPGTTFESWVDRQIRMAQERGDFDDLPGAGKPLPGAGQPVEEQWWLKQRLREEGLSAEALLPTSLRLRKEVERLPETVRDLPTERDVRETAAELNRRIVEHLRNPCGPQVAVRPVDVDELVAGWRSARRQRAARPAPEPADPEPPRRRRWWRRWRR, translated from the coding sequence ATGTCCGAGCGGAAACCACCCGGTACCACCTTCGAGTCGTGGGTGGATCGGCAGATCCGCATGGCGCAGGAGCGCGGCGACTTCGACGACCTGCCCGGCGCGGGCAAGCCGTTGCCCGGCGCGGGCCAGCCCGTCGAGGAGCAGTGGTGGCTCAAGCAGCGCCTGCGCGAGGAGGGCCTGTCCGCCGAGGCGCTGCTGCCGACGTCGCTGCGGTTGCGCAAGGAGGTCGAGCGGCTGCCCGAGACCGTGCGCGACCTGCCCACCGAGCGGGACGTGCGGGAGACCGCCGCTGAGCTGAACCGCCGCATCGTCGAGCACCTGCGCAACCCGTGCGGACCTCAGGTGGCGGTCCGGCCGGTCGACGTCGACGAGCTGGTGGCCGGCTGGCGGTCCGCGCGCCGGCAGCGGGCAGCGCGGCCCGCTCCCGAGCCGGCGGACCCCGAACCGCCGCGCCGGCGCCGCTGGTGGCGCCGCTGGCGGCGGTGA
- a CDS encoding enoyl-CoA hydratase-related protein: MSSPQYEHLLTEQDGATVRITMNRPDRRNSLSVAHLAELKRAFEEAGETKATGIVLAGAGPVFSSGHDFGDMADRDLTGMREMLRLCESLMRTIHAVPQVVVARVHALAMAAGCQLVASCDLAVAAESAAFALPGGKGGWFCHTPAVPVARSIGRKRLMEMALTGDPIDAVTAERWGLVNRVVPDDELDAAVDDLLARATRGSRLAKAVGKQTLYAQLDRPEADAYAIATEVMAATSQSADAREQMRAFLEKRRPAFGE, encoded by the coding sequence ATGAGCAGTCCGCAGTACGAGCACCTGCTGACCGAGCAGGACGGTGCGACCGTCCGCATCACCATGAACCGCCCGGACCGGCGCAACTCGCTGTCGGTGGCGCACCTGGCGGAGCTCAAGCGCGCGTTCGAGGAGGCCGGCGAGACGAAGGCGACCGGGATCGTGCTGGCCGGGGCCGGGCCGGTGTTCAGCTCCGGCCACGACTTCGGCGACATGGCCGACCGGGACCTGACCGGGATGCGCGAGATGCTGCGGCTGTGCGAGTCGCTGATGCGCACCATCCACGCCGTCCCGCAGGTGGTGGTCGCCCGCGTGCACGCGCTGGCGATGGCCGCCGGGTGCCAGCTGGTCGCCTCCTGCGACCTGGCGGTGGCGGCCGAGTCCGCCGCGTTCGCGCTGCCCGGCGGCAAGGGCGGCTGGTTCTGCCACACCCCGGCGGTGCCGGTGGCGCGGTCGATCGGGCGCAAGCGGCTCATGGAGATGGCGCTCACCGGAGACCCGATCGACGCGGTCACGGCCGAGCGCTGGGGCCTGGTCAACCGCGTGGTGCCCGACGACGAGCTGGACGCCGCGGTGGACGACCTGCTGGCGCGCGCCACGCGGGGGAGCAGGCTGGCGAAGGCGGTGGGCAAGCAGACCCTCTACGCCCAGCTGGACCGGCCCGAGGCCGACGCCTACGCGATCGCCACCGAGGTGATGGCCGCGACCTCGCAGTCCGCGGACGCGCGCGAGCAGATGCGCGCCTTCCTGGAGAAGCGCCGACCGGCCTTCGGCGAGTAG
- a CDS encoding ribonuclease Z: MANRELVVLGTASQVPTRTRNHNGYLLRWDGVGFLFDPGEGTQRQMTHAGVSAHDVDHVCITHFHGDHCLGLPGVLQRLSLDRVPRPVPVHFPAAGTDFFRRLHHASAFEEVAEVREQPVERAGPVCTGAFGTLEAVPLDHRIETFGYRLVEPDGRRMLPERLARVGVRGPDVGRLQRAGSLRVGDRTVTVEEVSVHRPGQRFAFVMDTRLCDGVFELADGADLLVIESTFLDRDARLADAYGHLTAAQAARVAAECGVRCLVLTHFSQRYPDPRLFHDEAAAVFDGQLVVADDLVRVPVPPRR, translated from the coding sequence GTGGCCAACCGGGAACTGGTGGTGCTCGGCACCGCGAGCCAAGTGCCCACCCGCACCCGCAACCACAACGGCTACCTGCTGCGGTGGGACGGGGTCGGGTTCCTGTTCGACCCCGGCGAGGGGACGCAGCGGCAGATGACCCACGCGGGCGTCAGCGCGCACGACGTCGACCACGTCTGCATCACCCACTTCCACGGCGACCACTGCCTCGGGCTGCCGGGCGTGCTGCAGCGGCTGTCGCTGGACCGCGTGCCGCGGCCGGTGCCGGTGCACTTCCCCGCCGCGGGCACCGACTTCTTCCGCCGGCTGCACCACGCCTCGGCCTTCGAGGAGGTCGCGGAGGTGCGGGAGCAGCCGGTCGAGCGCGCTGGCCCGGTGTGCACCGGGGCGTTCGGCACCCTGGAGGCGGTGCCGCTGGACCACCGGATCGAGACGTTCGGCTACCGGCTCGTGGAACCGGACGGGCGTCGGATGCTGCCCGAGCGGCTGGCTCGCGTGGGCGTGCGCGGCCCGGACGTCGGCCGCCTCCAGCGGGCCGGTTCGCTGCGGGTCGGCGACCGCACCGTGACCGTGGAGGAGGTCAGCGTGCACCGGCCCGGGCAGCGCTTCGCCTTCGTGATGGACACGCGGCTGTGCGACGGGGTGTTCGAGCTCGCCGACGGGGCCGACCTGCTGGTGATCGAGTCGACGTTCCTGGACCGGGACGCGCGGCTCGCCGACGCCTACGGCCACCTCACCGCGGCGCAGGCCGCGCGGGTCGCCGCCGAGTGCGGGGTGCGCTGCCTGGTGCTCACCCACTTCTCCCAGCGCTACCCCGACCCGCGGCTGTTCCACGACGAGGCGGCGGCGGTGTTCGACGGGCAGCTGGTGGTCGCCGACGACCTGGTGCGGGTGCCGGTGCCGCCGCGGCGGTGA
- a CDS encoding FAD-dependent monooxygenase translates to MKIVCIGAGPGGLYFAISAKLRDAGHDITVIERDPPGATYGWGVVYWEDLLDTLYRNDRESARRIRAESTLWQEQVVSLRGTDKAYLGGYGYSVNRAPLLQVLADRATELGVRIQYETVVEDLAEFADADLVVVADGANSRTRQRYQDQFGTRVDHGKNPYIWLGTERVFKEFTFDFEPTPAGWVWFHAYPSAEGVSTFIVECTEPTWRELGLDRLGHAETLRLLEEVFARPLRGRPLISRSRGKPATWQRFTQVFNQTWRHDNAVLLGDAAHTTHFTLGSGTRLAMMDAIVLAQELYDHPETALAVKEFDEAGHAALREAQIAARSSMAWFERADRYTDRGAVEFCYAMAGRHGVQRPWQYQMFLAQQNLLVRRALRWAGTGQRWYRARRRGEPWRSR, encoded by the coding sequence GTGAAGATCGTGTGCATCGGGGCCGGGCCTGGGGGGTTGTACTTCGCCATCTCGGCGAAGCTGCGCGACGCCGGCCACGACATCACCGTGATCGAGCGGGACCCTCCCGGAGCCACCTACGGCTGGGGCGTCGTCTACTGGGAGGACCTGCTGGACACGCTCTACCGCAACGACCGGGAGAGCGCACGCCGCATCCGCGCCGAGTCCACGCTCTGGCAGGAGCAGGTCGTCTCGCTGCGCGGCACCGACAAGGCCTACCTCGGTGGCTACGGCTACAGCGTCAACCGTGCGCCGCTGCTGCAGGTCCTGGCCGACCGGGCCACCGAGCTGGGCGTGCGGATCCAGTACGAGACCGTGGTCGAGGACCTCGCCGAGTTCGCCGACGCCGACCTGGTGGTGGTCGCCGACGGGGCCAACAGCCGCACCCGGCAGCGCTACCAGGACCAGTTCGGCACTCGCGTGGACCACGGCAAGAACCCCTACATCTGGCTGGGCACGGAGCGGGTGTTCAAGGAGTTCACCTTCGACTTCGAGCCCACGCCGGCCGGCTGGGTCTGGTTCCACGCCTACCCCTCCGCGGAGGGCGTCAGCACGTTCATCGTGGAGTGCACCGAACCGACGTGGCGGGAACTGGGCCTGGACCGCCTCGGCCACGCCGAGACCCTGCGGCTGCTGGAGGAGGTCTTCGCCAGGCCGCTGCGCGGCCGTCCGCTGATCAGCAGGTCGCGCGGGAAACCGGCGACCTGGCAGCGGTTCACCCAGGTGTTCAACCAGACCTGGCGCCACGACAACGCCGTGCTGCTCGGGGACGCCGCGCACACCACGCACTTCACGCTGGGGTCCGGCACCCGCCTGGCCATGATGGACGCCATCGTGCTCGCGCAGGAGCTCTACGACCACCCGGAGACGGCGCTCGCGGTCAAGGAGTTCGACGAAGCGGGTCACGCGGCGCTGCGGGAGGCGCAGATCGCCGCGCGCAGCAGCATGGCCTGGTTCGAGCGGGCCGACCGCTACACCGACCGCGGTGCCGTGGAGTTCTGCTACGCGATGGCTGGCCGCCACGGCGTCCAGCGGCCCTGGCAGTACCAGATGTTCCTGGCCCAGCAGAACCTGCTGGTGCGCAGAGCGCTGCGGTGGGCCGGGACCGGGCAGCGGTGGTACCGGGCCCGCCGCCGCGGCGAGCCCTGGCGCTCCCGCTGA
- a CDS encoding DUF6343 family protein gives MRKRSREEYQRGLPGYHDPMAGVGGAPYARSALTLRLWLAGFGLVFCAVAAVLLFVAGPGELAWLGWVLVVLAVVAAVDLAWVAHRKLRGEPG, from the coding sequence ATGCGCAAGCGGAGTCGCGAGGAGTACCAGCGGGGACTGCCCGGCTACCACGACCCGATGGCCGGGGTCGGCGGTGCGCCCTACGCGCGCAGCGCGCTGACCCTGCGGTTGTGGCTGGCCGGGTTCGGGCTGGTGTTCTGCGCCGTCGCGGCGGTGCTGCTGTTCGTGGCCGGGCCGGGAGAGCTGGCCTGGCTGGGCTGGGTGCTCGTGGTGCTGGCGGTGGTCGCCGCCGTGGACCTCGCGTGGGTCGCGCACCGCAAGCTCCGCGGCGAACCCGGCTAG
- a CDS encoding gas vesicle protein K, with product MTGPPDDHRADRSRGLPHRIETDAESVQRDLVRLVLTIVELLRQLMERQALRRVDQGTLDDDQVEDLGLALMKLEEAMGELRDRFGFTTDDLNLDLGPLGPLLPRDD from the coding sequence ATGACTGGACCACCGGACGACCACCGCGCTGACCGGTCGCGGGGACTGCCGCACCGCATCGAGACGGACGCCGAGTCGGTGCAGCGCGACCTGGTGCGGCTCGTGCTGACCATCGTCGAGCTGTTGCGGCAGCTCATGGAACGCCAGGCGCTGCGCCGGGTCGACCAGGGCACGCTCGACGACGACCAGGTCGAGGACCTGGGGCTGGCGCTGATGAAGCTGGAGGAGGCCATGGGCGAGCTCCGTGACCGGTTCGGCTTCACCACCGACGACCTCAACCTGGACCTCGGACCGCTCGGCCCGCTGCTGCCCCGGGACGACTAG
- a CDS encoding DUF1177 domain-containing protein, whose protein sequence is MLKFVLEVVDLLDSPRVTGSDVVAHLDAAAGERGLATSTTVHGDRGTTDFVQVRVPGTRGRTAGGDAPTLGVVGRLGGIGARPEATGFVSDGDGAAAAISAAAKLLTMRARGDRLPGDVVLSTHVCPHAPTLPHEPVPFMGSPVDIATMNAHEITADMDAVLSIDTTKGNRLISHRGLALSPTVKQGWVLRVSDRLGTLLEEVTGEPLVTYPVTMQDITPYGNGVHHLNSIMQPATATDAPVVGLAIVAATVVPGCATGVSHEPDIAAAARYAVEVAKEFGAGRLTFHDQAEFEHLVARYGSMAHLQTMGALPAEW, encoded by the coding sequence ATGCTCAAGTTCGTCCTGGAGGTGGTGGACCTCCTCGACTCGCCGCGGGTCACCGGCTCCGACGTGGTCGCCCACCTGGACGCCGCCGCGGGCGAGCGCGGCCTGGCCACCAGCACGACCGTCCACGGCGACCGCGGCACCACCGACTTCGTCCAGGTCCGGGTGCCCGGCACCCGTGGCCGGACCGCGGGCGGTGACGCCCCGACGCTCGGCGTGGTGGGCCGGCTGGGCGGCATCGGCGCCCGCCCGGAGGCGACCGGCTTCGTCTCCGACGGCGACGGTGCGGCGGCGGCGATCTCGGCCGCGGCCAAGCTGCTGACCATGCGGGCCCGCGGCGACCGGCTGCCGGGGGACGTCGTGCTCAGCACCCACGTGTGCCCGCACGCCCCCACCCTGCCGCACGAGCCGGTGCCGTTCATGGGCTCGCCGGTGGACATCGCCACCATGAACGCCCACGAGATCACCGCCGACATGGACGCCGTGCTGTCCATCGACACCACCAAGGGCAACCGGCTCATCAGCCACCGGGGCCTGGCGCTGTCGCCGACGGTCAAGCAGGGCTGGGTGCTGCGCGTGTCCGACCGGCTCGGCACCCTGCTGGAGGAGGTCACCGGCGAACCCCTGGTGACCTACCCGGTGACTATGCAGGACATCACGCCCTACGGCAACGGCGTGCACCACCTCAACTCGATCATGCAGCCCGCGACCGCCACGGACGCGCCCGTGGTCGGCCTGGCGATCGTCGCGGCGACCGTGGTGCCCGGCTGCGCCACGGGGGTCAGCCACGAGCCCGACATCGCCGCGGCCGCCCGCTACGCCGTCGAGGTGGCCAAGGAGTTCGGCGCCGGGCGGCTGACCTTCCACGACCAGGCGGAGTTCGAGCACCTCGTCGCGCGCTACGGATCGATGGCCCACCTGCAGACGATGGGCGCCCTGCCCGCCGAGTGGTGA
- a CDS encoding ABC transporter transmembrane domain-containing protein produces the protein MPGLVNWLFRPAERDTEGLVEHAPVMRVRAVIKRFWPDARPFRGWLLLSLVLVLVSPVLDTAAIWLFKVLIDEVLTPRNFAVFPMVAAAYALLTLASGVIDFCGQYLAVWIGENFLHQMRVRVFRHLHTLSVGFFDRRRIGDTLSRLTGDVGAIEALVLSGVTQTFSSLVKILMFAGVLFYLDWQLALVSLVAVPLFWTVARFFARRLKAASREERGRSGSISTVAEESLGNAPLIQAYGREAAEVERFARQSRGNIVAELASARIGALFGPLTDLLQVFGVLAIVGVGILELSAGRISLGGLLAFLVYLSQLYTPVQSLGQLSNTVFSAAASAERIIELLDQKPMVQSPPNPVPLRRVTGRIDVDRVDFRYPGTSHDVLHSVSFCAPPGQTTAIVGASGAGKSTLTKLLLRFYDPTRGRILLDGVDLRQLDITELRANVAIVLQETLLLDGTIADNIRAGRPDADDRQLVEAAEAADAHEFIQALPEGYDTRVGQRGRLLSGGQRQRIAIARAMIRDAPILLLDEPTTSLDADATRRILAPLRRLMAGRTTIVISHNLLTVRDAQQIVYLEQGRITEVGTHEDLLANGNGYAHLYRLHHPERGPVVPEQQQAGSVPPTRPIDGQLPN, from the coding sequence GTGCCGGGGTTGGTCAACTGGCTGTTCCGGCCTGCGGAGCGGGACACCGAGGGCCTGGTCGAGCACGCACCGGTGATGCGGGTGCGGGCGGTCATCAAGCGGTTCTGGCCGGACGCCCGGCCGTTCCGCGGCTGGCTGCTGCTCAGCCTGGTGCTGGTGCTGGTGTCGCCGGTGCTGGACACCGCGGCGATCTGGCTGTTCAAGGTGCTCATCGACGAGGTGCTCACCCCGCGCAACTTCGCGGTGTTCCCGATGGTGGCGGCCGCCTACGCGCTGCTGACGCTGGCGTCCGGGGTGATCGACTTCTGCGGGCAGTACCTCGCGGTGTGGATCGGGGAGAACTTCCTGCACCAGATGCGCGTGCGGGTCTTCCGCCACCTGCACACCCTCTCGGTCGGCTTCTTCGACCGCAGGCGGATCGGCGACACGCTGTCCCGGCTCACCGGTGACGTGGGCGCCATCGAGGCCCTGGTGCTCTCCGGCGTCACCCAGACCTTCTCCTCGCTGGTCAAGATCCTGATGTTCGCCGGCGTGCTGTTCTACCTGGACTGGCAGCTGGCCCTGGTGTCGCTGGTCGCCGTGCCGCTGTTCTGGACGGTCGCCCGGTTCTTCGCCCGCCGGCTCAAGGCGGCCTCCCGCGAGGAGCGCGGGCGCAGCGGCTCGATCAGCACCGTCGCCGAGGAGAGCCTCGGCAACGCGCCGCTGATCCAGGCCTACGGCCGGGAGGCGGCCGAGGTCGAGCGCTTCGCCCGGCAGAGCCGCGGCAACATCGTCGCCGAGCTGGCCTCGGCCCGCATCGGGGCGCTGTTCGGCCCGCTCACCGACCTGCTGCAGGTCTTCGGCGTGCTGGCGATCGTCGGGGTCGGGATCCTGGAGCTGTCCGCCGGGCGGATCAGCCTCGGCGGGCTGCTGGCGTTCCTGGTCTACCTCTCCCAGCTCTACACCCCGGTGCAGAGCCTGGGGCAGCTGTCCAACACGGTGTTCTCCGCGGCGGCCAGCGCCGAACGCATCATCGAACTGCTCGACCAGAAGCCGATGGTGCAGAGCCCGCCGAACCCGGTGCCGCTGCGGCGGGTCACCGGCCGGATCGACGTCGACCGCGTCGACTTCCGCTACCCCGGCACCAGCCACGACGTCCTGCACAGCGTGAGCTTCTGCGCCCCGCCCGGCCAGACCACGGCGATCGTCGGCGCCAGCGGTGCGGGCAAGTCGACGCTGACCAAGCTGCTGCTGCGCTTCTACGACCCGACGCGGGGCCGCATCCTGCTGGACGGCGTCGACCTGCGGCAGCTGGACATCACCGAGCTGCGCGCCAACGTCGCGATCGTGCTCCAGGAGACGCTGCTGCTGGACGGCACCATCGCGGACAACATCCGGGCCGGTCGCCCGGACGCCGACGACCGGCAGCTCGTCGAGGCCGCCGAGGCCGCCGACGCCCACGAGTTCATCCAGGCCCTGCCCGAGGGCTACGACACCCGGGTCGGGCAGCGCGGCCGGTTGCTCTCCGGCGGCCAGCGGCAGCGCATCGCCATCGCCCGCGCGATGATCCGCGACGCGCCGATCCTGCTGCTCGACGAACCGACCACGAGCCTGGACGCCGACGCCACGCGCCGCATCCTCGCGCCGCTGCGCCGGTTGATGGCCGGGCGCACCACCATCGTGATCTCGCACAACCTGCTCACGGTCCGCGACGCCCAGCAGATCGTCTACCTGGAGCAGGGCCGGATCACCGAGGTGGGCACGCACGAGGACCTGCTCGCCAACGGCAACGGCTACGCCCACCTCTACCGGCTGCACCACCCGGAGCGCGGCCCGGTGGTGCCCGAACAGCAGCAGGCCGGGTCGGTTCCCCCGACCCGGCCCATCGACGGGCAGCTGCCGAACTGA
- a CDS encoding cytochrome b — MSRLTQPTKSESKVAASLRRQAEEVDLRFRLASGMRRQISKVFPSNWSFLLGEIALYSFILLLVTGTYLAWFFDPSMTEVVYDGKFTNMQGISMSRAFESTLDISFDVRGGLFTRQLHHWAALIFMAAIVVHMLRIFFTGAFRRPREVNWSIGILLFITGMFEGFVGYSLPDDLLSGTGVRIASGILLSIPVIGTWLQWLLFGAEFPGDEIIPRFYMIHIFLLPGIILGLIAVHLAIVWYQKHTQYPGRGRTESNVEGVRIMPSFAVKSSGLFFVVTGVLGIMAGIFQINPVWNLGPYNAGQVSAASQPDWYMIWTDGMGRLWPPWELYLGPYTVPAVFFPLVVGLALVFTVAALYPLLERKLSGDDAHHNLLQRPRDAPVRTSLGAMALAFFLVVLASGANDIIAYQFDLSLNMTTWAGRLGVLLAPPIAYYVTYRICLWLQRSDREVLEHGVETGIVKRLPHGEFVEVHQPLGPVDEHGHPEPLPYQGTPVPKKMNQLGAAGHSVPGSLLVPDPREETEALEQARREQVEQEREERSREPEVRARAQEPER; from the coding sequence ATGAGCAGGCTGACTCAGCCCACGAAGTCCGAGAGCAAGGTCGCCGCCTCGCTGCGCCGCCAGGCCGAGGAGGTGGACCTGCGGTTCCGGCTGGCCTCCGGGATGCGGCGGCAGATCAGCAAGGTCTTCCCGTCGAACTGGTCGTTCCTGCTCGGCGAGATCGCGCTGTACAGCTTCATCCTGCTGCTGGTGACCGGGACCTACCTCGCCTGGTTCTTCGACCCGTCGATGACCGAGGTGGTCTACGACGGCAAGTTCACCAACATGCAGGGGATCTCCATGTCCCGGGCGTTCGAGAGCACCCTGGACATCTCGTTCGACGTCCGTGGCGGGCTGTTCACCCGGCAGTTGCACCACTGGGCCGCGCTGATCTTCATGGCCGCCATCGTGGTGCACATGCTGCGGATCTTCTTCACCGGCGCGTTCCGGCGTCCGCGCGAGGTGAACTGGTCGATCGGGATCCTGCTGTTCATCACCGGCATGTTCGAGGGCTTCGTCGGGTACTCGCTGCCCGACGACCTGCTGTCCGGCACGGGCGTGCGGATCGCCTCCGGGATCCTGCTGTCGATCCCGGTGATCGGCACCTGGTTGCAGTGGCTGCTGTTCGGCGCGGAGTTCCCGGGCGACGAGATCATCCCGCGCTTCTACATGATCCACATCTTCCTGTTGCCCGGCATCATCCTGGGGCTCATCGCGGTGCACCTGGCCATCGTCTGGTACCAGAAGCACACCCAGTACCCCGGTCGCGGCCGCACCGAGTCCAACGTGGAGGGTGTGCGGATCATGCCGTCGTTCGCGGTGAAGAGCAGCGGGTTGTTCTTCGTCGTCACCGGCGTGCTGGGCATCATGGCCGGCATCTTCCAGATCAACCCGGTGTGGAACCTGGGGCCGTACAACGCCGGCCAGGTCTCGGCGGCGTCGCAACCCGACTGGTACATGATCTGGACCGACGGGATGGGCCGGTTGTGGCCGCCGTGGGAGCTCTACCTCGGCCCGTACACCGTCCCCGCGGTGTTCTTCCCGCTCGTCGTGGGCCTCGCCCTGGTGTTCACCGTCGCCGCGCTCTACCCGCTGCTGGAGCGCAAGCTCAGCGGGGACGACGCCCACCACAACCTGCTGCAGCGGCCGCGGGACGCGCCGGTGCGCACCTCGCTGGGCGCGATGGCGCTGGCGTTCTTCCTGGTGGTGCTGGCCTCCGGGGCCAACGACATCATCGCGTACCAGTTCGACTTGTCGCTGAACATGACCACCTGGGCCGGCCGGCTCGGGGTGCTGCTCGCCCCGCCCATCGCCTACTACGTGACCTACCGGATCTGCCTGTGGTTGCAGCGGTCGGACCGCGAGGTGCTGGAGCACGGGGTGGAGACCGGCATCGTCAAGCGGCTGCCGCACGGCGAGTTCGTCGAGGTGCACCAACCGCTCGGGCCGGTGGACGAGCACGGTCACCCGGAACCGCTGCCCTACCAGGGCACGCCGGTGCCCAAGAAGATGAACCAGCTCGGCGCCGCCGGGCACTCGGTGCCGGGCAGCCTGCTGGTCCCGGACCCGAGGGAGGAGACCGAGGCGCTGGAGCAGGCGCGGCGGGAACAGGTGGAGCAGGAGCGGGAGGAGCGGTCCCGCGAGCCCGAGGTGCGCGCCCGCGCGCAGGAACCCGAGCGGTGA
- a CDS encoding GTP-binding protein encodes MVRRTVPVIIVAGFLGSGKTSLLNHLLRDPQGARIGVVVNDFGTINVDALSVAGQVDSTVSLGNGCLCCAVDASGLDDLLAQLARPSSDIDVIVIEASGLADPRVMVRLLLNSTNPRLSYGGLVEVVDAAEFEATRQRHPEIDQHLRFADLVLLNKTDRVAEDERDRLLGLVRELAGGRPVLPTAHGRVDPALLFDREAVRQRRETVRQLSFDDLLAEDRCHEHLHAAYQSVAFTADEPVDPRALMRFLDDRPAGVYRMKGQLHFAVPGHEQKFTLHTVGAFVRFHRSRWARGEPRRTQLVVIGSGLDADRVRAGLGACLGVPDAADEHSMLDVLKHTRS; translated from the coding sequence GTGGTGCGGCGGACCGTCCCGGTGATCATCGTCGCCGGTTTCCTCGGCTCCGGGAAGACGAGCCTGCTCAACCACCTGCTGCGCGACCCGCAGGGGGCGCGGATCGGCGTGGTGGTCAACGACTTCGGCACGATCAACGTCGACGCGCTGAGCGTGGCCGGTCAGGTCGACTCGACGGTCTCGCTGGGCAACGGCTGCCTGTGCTGCGCCGTCGACGCCAGCGGCCTGGACGACCTGCTGGCGCAGCTGGCCCGCCCGAGCAGCGACATCGACGTGATCGTCATCGAGGCCAGCGGGCTGGCCGACCCGCGCGTCATGGTGCGGCTGCTGCTGAACAGCACCAACCCCCGGCTCAGCTACGGCGGGCTGGTGGAGGTGGTCGACGCCGCCGAGTTCGAGGCCACCCGGCAGCGCCACCCCGAGATCGACCAGCACCTGCGCTTCGCGGACCTGGTGCTGCTGAACAAGACCGACCGGGTCGCCGAGGACGAGCGCGACCGGCTGCTGGGGCTGGTGCGCGAGCTCGCCGGCGGCAGGCCGGTGCTGCCGACCGCGCACGGCCGGGTCGACCCGGCACTGCTGTTCGACCGCGAGGCCGTGCGGCAGCGGCGGGAGACCGTCCGGCAGCTGTCCTTCGACGACCTGCTCGCCGAGGACCGCTGCCACGAGCACCTGCACGCCGCGTACCAGAGCGTGGCGTTCACCGCGGACGAGCCGGTCGACCCGCGGGCGCTGATGCGGTTCCTGGACGACCGCCCGGCCGGGGTGTACCGGATGAAGGGGCAGCTCCACTTCGCGGTGCCCGGTCACGAGCAGAAGTTCACCCTGCACACCGTGGGCGCTTTCGTGCGCTTCCACCGCTCGCGCTGGGCCCGCGGCGAGCCGCGCCGCACCCAGCTGGTGGTGATCGGCTCCGGCCTGGACGCCGACCGCGTCCGCGCCGGGCTCGGCGCGTGCCTGGGCGTCCCGGACGCCGCCGACGAGCACAGCATGCTCGACGTGCTCAAGCACACCCGCTCCTGA